A genomic window from Euzebya sp. includes:
- a CDS encoding aspartate-semialdehyde dehydrogenase, whose translation MTRTVAIAGATGAVGQDLRRLLDRRDFPLDELVLLASERSAGRVIRWRDRDITVRALSEPDAFDGVDVALFSAGGGRSLEHAPRAVEAGAIVVDNSSAFRMDPEVPLIVTEVNADLLAERPAKGIVANPNCTTMAVMLPLKALHDAFGLVSMVVSSYQAAGGAGQSGIDELHDQIEPLAGAWDSLRTDGQAAAKLVEPRTFAAPIAFNVVPLLGTAQENGYTDEELKLLNESRKILGIADLEVAPTCVRVPVVAGHAAAVRATFASPVTREGALEVLDGFPGMVVADLPTPLEFAGRDEVAVGRVREDLHDERSLNFWCVGDNLLKGAALNTVQIAEELVARGHI comes from the coding sequence ATGACCCGCACCGTGGCGATCGCCGGCGCCACCGGCGCCGTCGGCCAGGACCTCCGCCGCCTGCTCGACCGGCGGGACTTCCCCCTCGACGAGCTCGTGCTGCTCGCCAGCGAGCGCTCCGCCGGCCGGGTGATCCGCTGGCGCGACCGCGACATCACGGTCCGCGCGCTCAGCGAGCCCGATGCCTTCGACGGCGTCGACGTGGCGCTGTTCAGCGCGGGCGGCGGCCGCTCGCTCGAGCACGCGCCGCGGGCGGTCGAGGCGGGCGCCATCGTCGTGGACAACTCCTCGGCGTTCCGCATGGACCCCGAGGTCCCGCTGATCGTCACCGAGGTCAACGCCGACCTGCTCGCCGAGCGCCCCGCCAAGGGCATCGTCGCGAACCCGAACTGCACCACGATGGCGGTGATGCTGCCGCTGAAGGCGCTCCACGACGCCTTCGGCCTGGTGTCGATGGTCGTCAGCAGCTACCAGGCGGCCGGCGGCGCCGGCCAGTCCGGCATCGACGAGCTGCACGACCAGATCGAGCCGCTCGCCGGCGCGTGGGACAGCCTGCGCACCGACGGCCAGGCCGCCGCGAAGCTCGTCGAGCCGCGGACCTTCGCCGCCCCGATCGCCTTCAACGTCGTCCCGCTGCTCGGGACCGCCCAGGAGAACGGGTACACCGACGAGGAGCTGAAGCTGCTCAACGAGTCCCGCAAGATCCTCGGGATCGCCGACCTCGAGGTCGCGCCGACCTGCGTGCGCGTCCCGGTCGTCGCCGGCCACGCCGCCGCCGTCCGCGCGACGTTCGCCTCGCCGGTGACCCGCGAGGGCGCGCTCGAGGTGCTGGACGGGTTCCCCGGCATGGTCGTGGCCGACCTCCCCACGCCCCTCGAGTTCGCCGGTCGCGACGAGGTCGCGGTCGGGCGCGTCCGCGAGGACCTGCACGACGAGCGGTCCCTCAACTTCTGGTGCGTGGGCGACAACCTCCTGAAGGGCGCCGCGCTCAACACCGTCCAGATCGCCGAGGAGCTGGTGGCCCGGGGCCACATCTGA